From a single Okeanomitos corallinicola TIOX110 genomic region:
- a CDS encoding YlxR family protein gives MKPNYRRCLSCRRVGLKQEFWRIARVFPSGKVQLDQGMGRSAYMCPTSSCLQAAQKKNRLGRSLHGTVPETLYQTLWQRLNQSNTQEKQI, from the coding sequence ATGAAACCAAATTATCGGCGTTGTCTGAGTTGTCGCCGAGTAGGACTTAAACAAGAGTTTTGGCGGATTGCCCGCGTCTTTCCATCTGGGAAGGTACAATTAGATCAGGGCATGGGGCGTTCTGCCTATATGTGTCCTACAAGTAGCTGCTTACAAGCTGCTCAGAAAAAAAATAGATTAGGGCGATCGCTACATGGAACAGTGCCAGAAACACTGTATCAAACACTGTGGCAGCGTCTAAATCAAAGCAATACCCAAGAAAAACAAATTTAA
- the rimP gene encoding ribosome maturation factor RimP encodes MTHPLVTQIIELAKPVAEELELEIVGIVFHTNQRPPVLRVDIRNPQKDTGLDDCERMSRALENSLDATEIIPDAYVLEVSSPGISRQIETDREFISFKGFPIIISTSPPYEGKQDWIGKLVRRDETKIYLNQKGRIVGIPRSQVTRVQLDEGI; translated from the coding sequence ATGACTCATCCTCTAGTTACACAAATTATTGAATTAGCCAAACCAGTAGCAGAAGAACTGGAATTGGAAATTGTTGGCATAGTTTTTCATACTAACCAACGTCCACCAGTGTTGCGAGTAGATATTCGTAATCCTCAAAAAGATACTGGTTTAGACGATTGCGAAAGGATGAGCCGTGCCTTAGAAAATTCCTTAGACGCGACAGAGATCATTCCAGATGCCTATGTATTGGAAGTATCTAGTCCTGGCATTTCCCGACAAATAGAAACTGATAGGGAGTTTATCTCCTTTAAAGGATTTCCCATCATCATCTCCACTTCCCCACCCTACGAAGGAAAACAAGATTGGATAGGGAAATTAGTCCGCCGGGATGAAACAAAAATTTACTTAAATCAAAAAGGACGAATAGTTGGAATTCCCCGATCCCAAGTAACCAGGGTGCAACTGGACGAGGGCATTTAA
- a CDS encoding glycosyltransferase family A protein, whose product MTNPQLSIIIPMRGGVEDSWLQELLKIQGSTEFILVYPPHVPFFKVIDPRLRQIKSPLKGEVVQRVTALLNASGKYVLSINCDEYIHPDILAITEDYFSNFPDSYFFRLNQVQFPFGKAPIGKDWNSLANIKDIGIRKRNDGKTYSPEEIEYTMREVPIVPLNNKKDFFALFRGRKDHRGPHQENFDKKVWKNELVQATLPEIATTFNLFGPFKYVPFWTADRLMGLSVQAKFFEPGKIAGHWLCLPEQLRTEDNPPNQPRVNRRYVLAEILLLKLFASFGYIWNLTIFDKGGIFMVWFPKDTLRKIAYKLGLKKSNPTN is encoded by the coding sequence ATGACAAATCCTCAACTTTCAATCATTATTCCCATGAGGGGAGGCGTTGAAGATTCATGGCTACAAGAACTATTAAAAATTCAAGGTAGCACTGAGTTTATTTTAGTTTACCCTCCTCATGTCCCTTTTTTCAAAGTTATTGATCCTCGTCTCCGTCAAATTAAGAGTCCTTTGAAGGGAGAAGTTGTGCAAAGGGTAACAGCTTTACTGAATGCTTCAGGCAAATATGTTCTTTCTATTAATTGTGATGAATATATTCATCCAGATATATTAGCAATTACAGAAGACTATTTTAGCAACTTTCCTGATAGTTATTTCTTTAGATTAAATCAAGTCCAATTCCCATTTGGCAAAGCCCCCATCGGTAAAGATTGGAATTCTCTAGCAAATATTAAAGATATTGGAATCAGGAAACGAAATGATGGAAAAACTTATTCTCCTGAAGAAATAGAATATACAATGCGAGAAGTTCCTATTGTTCCTTTGAATAACAAAAAAGACTTTTTTGCACTATTTCGAGGACGTAAAGATCACAGGGGACCACATCAAGAGAACTTTGATAAAAAAGTTTGGAAAAATGAGCTAGTTCAAGCAACACTTCCAGAAATAGCCACAACTTTTAATTTATTTGGACCATTCAAATATGTACCATTTTGGACAGCTGATAGATTGATGGGATTATCTGTACAAGCGAAATTTTTTGAACCGGGAAAAATAGCAGGACATTGGTTATGTTTACCAGAACAATTGCGTACAGAAGATAATCCTCCAAACCAACCGCGTGTTAATAGACGTTATGTTTTAGCGGAAATTTTACTGTTAAAACTATTTGCTAGTTTTGGTTATATTTGGAATTTGACAATTTTTGATAAAGGAGGAATTTTTATGGTTTGGTTTCCCAAAGATACACTTAGAAAAATTGCCTATAAACTGGGATTGAAAAAATCTAACCCTACGAATTAG
- the nusA gene encoding transcription termination factor NusA, whose translation MSMVTLPKLKELIETISQERNLPRLAVQSSIREALLKGYEKYRRAQNLERKQFDEEYFDNFEVELDIESEGFRVLATKTIVEEVSNSDHQISLEEVQQVAPEAQSGDSVVLDVTPDQGEFGRMAAMQTKQVLAQKLRDQQRQMVQEEFQDLESTVLQARVLRFERQSVILAVSSGFGQPEVEAELPKREQLPNDTYRSNTAFKVYLKKVSQGQQRGPQLLVSRADAGLVVYLFANEVPEIEDEVVRIVAVAREANPPSRYVGPRTKIAVDTLDRDVDPVGACIGARGSRIQVVVNELRGEKIDVIRWSPDPATYIANALSPARVDEVRLMDPESRQTHVLVAEDQLSLAIGKEGQNVRLAARLTGWKIDIKDKAKYDYAAEDAKFAEVRAKYQPEDDENEMEELEDQQQEELELENDNFDMSEEYQPANADTFGD comes from the coding sequence ATGTCAATGGTTACGTTACCTAAATTAAAAGAGTTAATCGAAACAATTAGTCAAGAACGAAATTTACCGCGTTTGGCTGTACAATCATCTATAAGAGAAGCATTACTAAAAGGTTACGAAAAATATCGCCGCGCCCAAAATTTAGAACGCAAACAATTTGACGAAGAGTATTTTGATAACTTTGAAGTAGAGCTAGACATAGAAAGCGAAGGATTTCGAGTCCTTGCCACCAAAACCATAGTGGAAGAAGTTAGTAACTCTGATCATCAAATTTCCCTAGAAGAAGTACAACAGGTAGCTCCTGAAGCCCAATCTGGAGATTCTGTAGTCTTGGATGTCACCCCAGATCAAGGAGAATTTGGACGCATGGCCGCCATGCAAACCAAACAGGTACTGGCGCAAAAATTGCGGGATCAACAGCGCCAAATGGTACAAGAAGAATTCCAAGATTTAGAAAGCACAGTTTTACAAGCAAGAGTTTTAAGATTTGAAAGACAATCTGTAATTTTGGCAGTCAGTAGCGGTTTTGGACAGCCAGAAGTAGAAGCCGAACTACCAAAACGAGAACAACTACCAAACGACACCTATAGGTCTAACACAGCCTTTAAGGTGTACCTGAAGAAAGTTTCCCAAGGACAACAACGCGGACCCCAGTTACTCGTATCCCGTGCCGATGCCGGCTTAGTAGTTTACTTATTTGCCAACGAAGTCCCAGAAATAGAAGACGAAGTTGTCAGAATAGTAGCCGTAGCCAGAGAAGCCAACCCACCTTCCCGTTATGTTGGCCCACGAACAAAAATAGCCGTAGACACCCTAGATCGGGACGTAGACCCAGTCGGAGCTTGTATTGGTGCTAGGGGATCAAGAATTCAAGTAGTAGTAAATGAACTACGGGGGGAAAAAATAGACGTAATTCGCTGGTCTCCAGATCCAGCAACCTATATCGCCAATGCTTTAAGTCCAGCCAGAGTAGATGAAGTCCGCTTAATGGATCCCGAAAGCCGACAAACCCATGTGTTAGTAGCAGAAGATCAACTCAGTCTAGCCATTGGTAAAGAAGGACAGAACGTCAGACTAGCAGCTCGTTTAACCGGTTGGAAAATAGACATTAAAGATAAAGCCAAATATGACTATGCCGCAGAGGATGCTAAATTTGCAGAAGTCAGAGCCAAATATCAACCGGAAGATGATGAAAATGAGATGGAGGAACTAGAAGATCAACAGCAAGAAGAATTAGAATTAGAAAATGATAATTTTGACATGAGCGAGGAATATCAACCCGCCAATGCCGATACTTTTGGTGATTAA